The genomic stretch CCACCACGAGCGTGCGCACCTCGAGGCCGGTGGTGTCATCAGAGGGGACGTAGAGCAGGGCCACGTCTGCACGGTCCTCGACGAGGTGGCGGTGCCGGTCGGTACCCGCACTGAAGAGCACGTCGACCGGACGCGCGAAAGGGGTCTGCGCGAAGGCGGCCAGCAGCCCGGACAGCAGGTTCCCGTCCCCGCCGGGCTTGATCACGAGGCGGAGGTGCTCCGACCGGGCCGCGTCACGGGCGCGGTCGACCGCCGCGGTGACGGCGGTCAGTGCGATCCGGCCGTGTTCCAGCAGGGCCCGGCCGGCCGGCGTCAGCGAGACCGAGCGGCTGGTGCGGACGAACAACTGCACACCCAGCCGGCTCTCGATCCGCCGGATCGACTTGGTCAGCGCCGGCTGGGCGATGTGGAGCTCTGCCGCAGCCCGGCTGAAGTGCAGGTTCTCCGCGACCGCGATGACGTGGCGCAGCTCCCGCGTCTCCAGGTCATCCATTCCACCAGGTTATCGGTCAGGGGTGAATGAGTATTGGACGCCGGGCTCTGCCGGAGCTGCACTGTGTGCATGATCCAGCAGACGTTGTTCATCTCCTTCGACGAGCCACTGGCCGGCGACGAGGCCGTGGCGGCCCTGGCCGGCATCGAGGCCGCGATCGAGCGGAGTGGCCTGACCCGGTCCCTGGTGATCCGCCCCCACCTGGCGGTTCCCGGCGAGGAGGACATCCCGGCGTTCATCGGGTCGGTGGTCCTCCAGGTGGGCCTCCCCGACCTGGAGGCGCTCGGTCAGCTCTTCGCCGCGACCGACGTCACCGCGTCGTTCGACGAGCTGAGGGAGGTGCACCCGTACACCACGGCGTGGGTCAACCACGAGACCCTCTCGTGATCGACCTCGGCGGCAAGGTCGCCCTGGTCACCGGGGCCGGCAGTGGGATCGGCCGGGCGATCGCCCTCGGGCTCAGCCGGCAGGGAGCCGCCGTGGCGGTCAGCGACCTCGTGCTCGACTCCGCGGAGGCGACGGTGGGGGCGATCCAGGCCGCGGGCGGCACGGCCCGCGCGCATGCCGTGGACGTGGCCGACGAGGACGCCGTCCAGCGGGCGGTCGAGGGCATCGTCGAGGCGTGGGGTGGGCTGCACGTCGCCGTGAACAACGCCGGCGTGCCGTCCAGTGCGCAGAGTCTCGTCGAGATGAGCGCGCAGGCCTGGGAGCGGGTGCTGCGGGTCGACCTCACGGGGACGTTCTTCTCGATGAAGCACGAGCTGCCGGCGATCCGGGACAGCGGTGGCGGAGCCGTGGTGAACATGGCCTCCGCCGCCGGGCTCTTCGCGATCCCGCGGTCTCCTGCCTACGTGGCCAGCAAGCACGGTGTCATCGGGTTGACCAAGGCCGCGGCGGTGGACCACGCCGCGGACGGAATCCGGGTCAACGCGCTCGCGCCGGGCATGACGCGCACGGCCACGCTGGAGGAGGTCGCCGCCGGTACGCCGATGATCGCCGCGCACGAGGCGCTCACGCCGCTCCGCCGTCTCGGGACGGCGGAGGAGATCGCCGATGCAGCCATCTGGCTGTGCTCGGACGAGGCCTCCTACGTGACCGGGACCGTCCTGAGCGTCGACGGCGGACGTCGAGCCTGATCACGCCCGGGCGGTGGCCGGCCTCACCAGGTGAAGCGGGCCACCGCTCCGCGCAGGCCGGTCGCCATCCGGGACAGCTCGGCCACCGCCGTCGTCGTCTGGGTCAGCGCCTGCGTGGTCGAGTCGGCGGCCTGGGAGACGCCGGTGATGTTCGCGGCGATCTCGCCTGCGCCGCCGGCCGCCTCGGTGACCGATCGGGCCATCTCCGCGGTGGTCGCGGTCTGCTCCTCCACTGCGCTGGCGATGGTGGTCTGGTGGTCGCTGATCTGACCGATGACGCCGCTGATCCGGTCGATGACCGTGACGGCACCCGTGGAGTCGGTCTGGATCGCCTCCACCCGGCGGACGATCTCCTCCGTGGCCCGGGCGGTCTGCTCGGCCAGCTCCTTGACCTCCCCGGCCACGACGGCGAAGCCCTTGCCGGCCTCCCCGGCCCGGGCGGCCTCGATGGTGGCGTTCAGCGCCAGCAGGTTGGTCTGCTCGGCGATCGAGGTGATCAGCTTGACCACGGCGGTCACCTCCCGGCTGGACGCGCCGAGGGCGGTGACGGTCGCGGTCGCCTCCTGCGCCTGGGCCACCGCCTGGGCGGCGACGCCGGCCGCGGCGTTGGCGCTCAGCGAGATCTCCCGGATCGAGGCGCCCATCTCCTCGGCGCCGGCGGAGACGGTGCTGACGCTGCGGGACACCTCCTCGGCGGCCGAGCTCACCACCAGCGACTGGGCGCTGGCCTCCTCAGCGGCGGCGGCGATCTGCGTGGTGGAGGCGGACAGCTCCTCCGCTGCGGAGGCGACCGCGTCGGCGGACGAGCCGACCTCGGCCAGCACGCCGCGCATGGCCCCGGTCGCCTCGTCCAGCGCGGCGCTCATCCGGCCGAGCTCGTCCTTGCTGGTCAGCCCGGTGGTCCGGGTCAGGTCACCCTGGGCCAGCCCCTCGGCCACGTGCTGGACCGACCGGATGCCGCGGGTGATCACCGCGGCCACCAGCAGGCCGATGCCCGCCGCGGCCGCCAGCCCCACCCCCAGCACGACCAGGGCGACGGTGCGGTGGTGCTCGTAGGAGGCCCGGGCGCTGGCCGCCGCGGCCGCTGCCTCCCGGGTGTCGATGGCGCGCAGCTCGTCGAGGTCGGCGATCACCTCGGTGAGCAGCGGGTCGACGTCCTCGGCGCCGGGCGGCACCGCGGTGGTCACGCCCGCCGACGCGGCCGGCATGAGCACGGTGCTGGTCAGGGTGTCGATCTGCGCGAGGTCGTCGGTCGCCTCGGCGACCAGGTCGTGCTCGTGGCCGGACGGGTGGGCGGCCGCGTAGGCGCTCACCTGGTCCTGGTAGTCGGCGACGAGGGTGTGGACCTCCGACAGCGGCGGGGCGTGCGTGTCCACGGCGGTCGCCGCCCCGATCGACAGCCGGATCTGCTCGACGTCGTCGATCATCAGGCCGATCTCCTCGATGCTGAGGACGTTGTCGGCGTAGATCGCCTCGCTGGTCGCCGCCGAGTCGGCCAGGGCGGTCAGCCCCAGGGCCCCGATCACGGCCGCGACCACGCCGGCGGCGGCCGTGGAAGCCAGGACCTTGATCCGGACGGGGCGGTCGGCGAACCACTGGGCGCCGGGCAAGGTCATGTCGGTCTCCGGGTGCTGGGTCCGCTGCCGCCGTGGGACCACGGCGGGCACGACCCACATCGGCACGAACCGTTGTTCTCCGAAACGAATTCACCCGATCAGGCGTACGGGGCCGGTCGCGCCAGACGGGGCCGGGCGGGGCAGAGTGGACGCATGGACCCGGCCGAACTCTTCGCCCAGCTGCGCCGGGACCCCGACGTGGACGCCCCCGACCTGGTCGCCGTCGACGCCACCGACCGGCTGCTGCTGGACGAGGCCGCGGCCGATCTCCGCGAGCACCCTGAGGGCGTCGCCGTCCTCGACGACGCGTACGGCGCCCTGACCCTCGGTGCCGTCGCGCTGCACGGGGTGACCCGGCCGCGGGTGCACCAGGACGCGCTGGTGGGCGAGCTGGCACTGGCGCGCAACGCCGAGCGGGTCGGGCTCGCCGACTCCTACGACGGCCTGCCGCTCGGTCCCGAGCTGGTGCGCGGCACGCGGGTGGTGCTGGCCCGGGCCCCGAAGAGCCTGCACGCGCTCCGGGAGCTCGCCGAGGTCGTCGCCGCCGACGCAGCCCCCGACGCCACCCTGTACGTCGGCGCCCGGGTCAAGCACATGACCCACGCCATGAACGACGTCCTGGGGTTGGCCTTCACCGACGTCTCCGCCACCCTCGCGCGGCAGAAGTCGCGGGTGCTGGTGGCCCGCGGGCCCCGGCCGGTCGAGCACACCTTCCCCCGTTGCCGGGAGGACGACGACCTGGGCCTCGTCGTCTGCGCGCACGGCGCCGCCTTCGCCGGCGCCAAGGTCGACCGCGGCACCCGCGCGCTCCTCGGGGTGCTGCCCAAGGCCGTTCCGGAGGCCGCCGTGGCGCTGGACCTGGGCTGCGGCACCGGCGTCCTCGCCGGGGAGCTGGCCCGTGCACGGCCGGGTCTCACGGTGTTCGCGTCCGACCAGTCGGCCGCCGCCTGCGCGTCGGCCCGGGCCACGGCGGCCGCCAACGAGCTCGCCGACCGGGTCGAGGTCCGCCGCGACGACGCCGCCGGGAGCCTGCCGGAGGGCAGCGTGGACCTGGTGGTGTGCAACCCGCCGTTCCACGTGGGCACGACGGTGGCCGAGAACGCCGCCGAGCGGCTCTTCGCCGGAGCCGCGCGGGTGCTGCGGCCGGGCGGGGAGCTGTGGTGCGTCTGGAACTCGCACCTGTCCCACCGCCCGGCGCTGCAGCGGATCGTCGGTCCCACGCGTCAGGTGAGCCGCGACCGGACGTTCACGGTCACGGCCAGCACCCGGCGCTAGTGGCCGGCGCCGCCGCGGCTGACCACGGGAGGCAGCGTCGACCAGGGGAAGTCGATCCAGTCGTCGGTCCGCTTCCACACGTAGTCGCAGCGGACGACGGATCGCGGCTTCTCGTAGACCACCGCCGTCCGGACCGCGGCGACGTGGCCGGCGCAGAACTGCTCGACCAGCTCGAGCGTCTTCCCGGTGTCGGCGACGTCGTCGGCGATCAGCACCCGCGCGCCGGTCAGGTCGACGACGTCGAGGGTCGGCGGGAGCACCACCGGCAGTTCCAGCCGCTCGTCGACGCCGGTGTAGAACTCCACGTTCATCACGAAGAGGTTCTTCACGTCGAGGGCGTAGCCCAGTGCCCCGCCGAGGAAGAGGCCGCCCCGGGCGATGGACAGGATGATGTCCGGCTCGAACCCGTCGTCGGCCACCTGCTGGGCCAGTTCGCGGGCCGCCCGGCCGAAGTCCTCGTAGGTCAGCGTCTCGCGCCGGTCGCTCACCTGGCCATGATCCCAGCCCGGTCCCGGCGCCCTGCAAGCCGGCGGGGGACCGTAGCTGTGCCGGAACCCCGCGGGCCTCCGACCTGCGGTTTCGCGGTGCACGACCGGGTTGCGTACCGCCGAGACCTGGGTCACAACTCGGCTTGATTCCGTCCGATGCCGGTCGAGATCGTCGGTGAGCGGGTCCACCGGGCCCGGCTGCGGCAGGGGCGCGGGTGCGCCGGAGGACGGGAGCGGGACATGGGTGCACGCCTGCGTGCGGTGCGGGTCAGTACGCGGCTGTGGGCACTGGTCGTGGTCACGGTGGTCGGCATGGCCACCATCGCGGTCATCGGTGCGCTGCAGGTGCGGACGACGATCGAGGACGAGCAGCGCAACAAGGCGCAGGCCGCCGTGGAGTCGGTGCTCGGCGTGCTCGCCCACTTCGGCGAGCAGGAGGCCTCCGGGGCGATGACCCGCGAGGCCGCCCAGCAGGCGGCCGCCGACACCGTCCGCGGGCTGCGCTACTCCGGCCAGGAGTACTTCTGGGTCCAGGACGGCAGCCCGGCGATGATCATGCACCCGATCAAGCCGGAGCTCGACGGCACCGACCTGTCGGCGTCGGAGGACCCGACCGGCAAGAAGCTCTTCGTCGAGATGGCCGACGTCGTCGAGCGGGACGGCAGCGGCTTCGTCGAGTACCTGTGGCCCAAGCCGGGTGAGGACAACCCGCAGCCGAAGATCTCCTACGTCGCCGGCTACGAGCGCTGGGGCTGGATCGTCGGGTCGGGCATCTACGTCGCCGACCTCAACGGCGCCTTCGCGAGCGAGCTGGCGCACATGGCCCTGTGGGCGGCCCCGGTGCTGCTGGTCATCGCCCTGCTCTCCCTGGTGATCTCCCGCAGCATCACCAGCCCGCTGCGCCGGATGACCGACGTGCTCGCCACCGGCGACCTCGCCCGGCGGCTGGACTGCGGCGACGGGCGCAACGAGCTCGACCAGCTCTCCGAGGCGCTGAACACCACGCTGGGCCGGGTCGCCGAGGTGGTGACCGAGGTGGGCAACGCCTCGACGCGCCTGGAGGAGTCCGCGCGCACGCTGTCGGAGACCGGCGAGGGCATCGCCGGGGCCGCGACGCGC from Modestobacter roseus encodes the following:
- a CDS encoding LysR family transcriptional regulator, which translates into the protein MDDLETRELRHVIAVAENLHFSRAAAELHIAQPALTKSIRRIESRLGVQLFVRTSRSVSLTPAGRALLEHGRIALTAVTAAVDRARDAARSEHLRLVIKPGGDGNLLSGLLAAFAQTPFARPVDVLFSAGTDRHRHLVEDRADVALLYVPSDDTTGLEVRTLVVEDRLAVVSEGDALAGREHLTEADLHGLPMARWSGRDPDGTGPEVADLGELISLVRLGRAVTVLPRSLIAGELRGIATVPVVDAEPSRLAIGRRADDDRPVVHAFIAAAERSVRSSAGVGDGRAPVAE
- a CDS encoding SDR family NAD(P)-dependent oxidoreductase, giving the protein MIDLGGKVALVTGAGSGIGRAIALGLSRQGAAVAVSDLVLDSAEATVGAIQAAGGTARAHAVDVADEDAVQRAVEGIVEAWGGLHVAVNNAGVPSSAQSLVEMSAQAWERVLRVDLTGTFFSMKHELPAIRDSGGGAVVNMASAAGLFAIPRSPAYVASKHGVIGLTKAAAVDHAADGIRVNALAPGMTRTATLEEVAAGTPMIAAHEALTPLRRLGTAEEIADAAIWLCSDEASYVTGTVLSVDGGRRA
- a CDS encoding methyl-accepting chemotaxis protein, whose translation is MTLPGAQWFADRPVRIKVLASTAAAGVVAAVIGALGLTALADSAATSEAIYADNVLSIEEIGLMIDDVEQIRLSIGAATAVDTHAPPLSEVHTLVADYQDQVSAYAAAHPSGHEHDLVAEATDDLAQIDTLTSTVLMPAASAGVTTAVPPGAEDVDPLLTEVIADLDELRAIDTREAAAAAASARASYEHHRTVALVVLGVGLAAAAGIGLLVAAVITRGIRSVQHVAEGLAQGDLTRTTGLTSKDELGRMSAALDEATGAMRGVLAEVGSSADAVASAAEELSASTTQIAAAAEEASAQSLVVSSAAEEVSRSVSTVSAGAEEMGASIREISLSANAAAGVAAQAVAQAQEATATVTALGASSREVTAVVKLITSIAEQTNLLALNATIEAARAGEAGKGFAVVAGEVKELAEQTARATEEIVRRVEAIQTDSTGAVTVIDRISGVIGQISDHQTTIASAVEEQTATTAEMARSVTEAAGGAGEIAANITGVSQAADSTTQALTQTTTAVAELSRMATGLRGAVARFTW
- a CDS encoding class I SAM-dependent methyltransferase — translated: MDPAELFAQLRRDPDVDAPDLVAVDATDRLLLDEAAADLREHPEGVAVLDDAYGALTLGAVALHGVTRPRVHQDALVGELALARNAERVGLADSYDGLPLGPELVRGTRVVLARAPKSLHALRELAEVVAADAAPDATLYVGARVKHMTHAMNDVLGLAFTDVSATLARQKSRVLVARGPRPVEHTFPRCREDDDLGLVVCAHGAAFAGAKVDRGTRALLGVLPKAVPEAAVALDLGCGTGVLAGELARARPGLTVFASDQSAAACASARATAAANELADRVEVRRDDAAGSLPEGSVDLVVCNPPFHVGTTVAENAAERLFAGAARVLRPGGELWCVWNSHLSHRPALQRIVGPTRQVSRDRTFTVTASTRR
- a CDS encoding phosphoribosyltransferase, with translation MSDRRETLTYEDFGRAARELAQQVADDGFEPDIILSIARGGLFLGGALGYALDVKNLFVMNVEFYTGVDERLELPVVLPPTLDVVDLTGARVLIADDVADTGKTLELVEQFCAGHVAAVRTAVVYEKPRSVVRCDYVWKRTDDWIDFPWSTLPPVVSRGGAGH
- a CDS encoding methyl-accepting chemotaxis protein; translated protein: MGARLRAVRVSTRLWALVVVTVVGMATIAVIGALQVRTTIEDEQRNKAQAAVESVLGVLAHFGEQEASGAMTREAAQQAAADTVRGLRYSGQEYFWVQDGSPAMIMHPIKPELDGTDLSASEDPTGKKLFVEMADVVERDGSGFVEYLWPKPGEDNPQPKISYVAGYERWGWIVGSGIYVADLNGAFASELAHMALWAAPVLLVIALLSLVISRSITSPLRRMTDVLATGDLARRLDCGDGRNELDQLSEALNTTLGRVAEVVTEVGNASTRLEESARTLSETGEGIAGAATRSTGQAESVTAAAREVSTAIDAVAAGAEEMGASIREIAQNAAQAARVAEEAVQAAESANGTVSKLGDSSKEIGDVVKVITSIAEQTNLLALNATIEAARAGEAGKGFAVVANEVKELAQETAKATEDIARRVEAIQGDTSGAVAAIGRIGEVIAAINDYQTTIASAVEEQTATTNEMTRAIGDAAQGGRHIAATVGEVAHGAQETSAGVGGMQVATEDLVRMSRELMQSIDGFRR